A part of Limibacillus halophilus genomic DNA contains:
- a CDS encoding IclR family transcriptional regulator gives MSQIPSRPPLNGNEPHPIDERLFIGGVQKALLVLRAFYDQTQALSLSEIAKSTGIGRSAAQRFLYTLKVLGYLRQDTATRRYTLSPKVLDFGFAYLRNDALIEKAFPYILEASKTTRETVNLTELDDTEVIYVSRLPSRNIISVDVVLGQRLPAYCTAPGRAMLAALPDEIAAEIVNRSHRIKRTKYTIIEPEKILTQLNVIRAKGYAISNQEAFMGDISIAAAVRNHKGGVIAAVNIAVPHPRWSPKKAEQTFAPVVMETARAIGKTLGGA, from the coding sequence ATGTCACAGATTCCCAGCAGGCCTCCCCTGAATGGCAACGAGCCTCACCCAATCGACGAACGCCTTTTCATCGGCGGGGTTCAGAAAGCTTTGCTCGTACTCCGAGCCTTCTATGACCAAACGCAAGCACTGAGTTTGAGCGAGATTGCCAAATCAACCGGTATCGGCAGAAGTGCGGCTCAGCGGTTCCTTTATACATTAAAGGTTCTAGGATATCTGAGGCAGGACACAGCAACGCGCCGATACACACTATCGCCGAAGGTCCTGGATTTTGGCTTTGCCTATCTGCGCAACGATGCTCTCATTGAAAAAGCCTTTCCCTACATCCTAGAAGCGAGCAAGACGACACGAGAGACCGTCAACCTCACGGAACTGGATGATACGGAAGTGATTTACGTCTCCCGGCTTCCTAGCAGAAACATAATCAGCGTCGATGTCGTGCTTGGCCAACGGCTTCCCGCCTACTGTACGGCACCCGGACGTGCAATGCTCGCTGCCTTGCCAGATGAGATAGCCGCTGAAATTGTGAATCGCTCTCACCGAATCAAGCGAACAAAGTATACCATCATTGAGCCAGAAAAGATTCTGACGCAGCTCAATGTCATTCGCGCGAAAGGATACGCGATAAGCAATCAAGAGGCCTTCATGGGCGATATTTCCATCGCCGCTGCAGTCCGGAATCACAAAGGCGGCGTCATCGCAGCTGTGAATATTGCTGTGCCACATCCCAGGTGGTCGCCGAAAAAGGCAGAACAAACTTTTGCGCCCGTCGTCATGGAAACCGCACGAGCCATCGGAAAAACCCTGGGTGGTGCGTGA
- a CDS encoding NAD(P)/FAD-dependent oxidoreductase, giving the protein MLGSGKGKKIVVVGAGIVGVSVARRLQEKGYQVTLIDRLSPGEACSHGNAGVISTSSCVPQILPGTWKQVPGLLLARDGPLAVDWRSLPTLLPWFATAQRAATPNRVMKVGQALHALHVKAVEDHLAQAEAANCKQLVQRCNYLHVYRRKEAYAKDCNVWKLRRELGMSIEELSAGELREAEPALAAGFTNGVLLSGHGRTLDPGGLVKALASDFEHRQGRILQREVRALSQNAERGVSIVTEEETINADTLVLAAGVWSAQLALGLGHAFPLVAERGYHIMYAEPGITLHNAIMFAEEKLAANSMAQGLRVAGTAEFTTNIDKAPNGRRIAMLERLATRYIPNLNRTRPRHWVGSRPTLPDTLPVIGRSQLNRDVIFAFGHGHTGLTASATTANIVSALVAGEEPPINIHPFRPERFATHGLIRGSKGDSVESHAGNLG; this is encoded by the coding sequence ATGCTGGGGTCCGGCAAAGGAAAGAAGATTGTGGTGGTGGGTGCGGGAATCGTAGGGGTTTCCGTAGCGCGACGGCTTCAGGAGAAGGGTTATCAGGTGACCCTGATCGACAGGCTTTCGCCGGGTGAGGCCTGTTCTCATGGCAATGCGGGTGTCATCTCGACAAGCTCCTGCGTGCCACAGATTCTCCCGGGGACCTGGAAGCAAGTCCCCGGATTGCTTTTAGCGCGCGACGGCCCGTTGGCAGTCGATTGGCGCAGTCTCCCGACGCTGCTGCCCTGGTTCGCTACCGCACAGCGAGCGGCCACGCCGAACCGGGTCATGAAGGTGGGGCAGGCTTTGCATGCCCTTCATGTAAAGGCAGTTGAAGATCACCTTGCGCAAGCCGAAGCCGCTAACTGCAAGCAATTGGTTCAGCGCTGTAACTATCTGCATGTATACCGACGCAAGGAAGCTTATGCCAAAGACTGCAATGTCTGGAAACTGCGACGTGAACTGGGCATGTCGATCGAAGAACTGAGTGCGGGAGAGCTGCGCGAAGCAGAGCCTGCGCTCGCTGCTGGCTTTACTAACGGGGTGCTTCTAAGTGGTCACGGCCGAACTCTAGACCCTGGTGGTCTTGTGAAGGCACTGGCGTCCGATTTTGAACATCGACAGGGTCGCATCCTGCAACGCGAAGTTCGGGCGCTTTCGCAGAATGCAGAGAGAGGCGTCTCAATCGTCACCGAAGAGGAGACGATCAATGCCGACACCCTCGTCCTGGCTGCGGGCGTTTGGTCGGCACAACTGGCGCTAGGCCTGGGTCATGCCTTTCCCTTGGTTGCCGAACGTGGCTACCACATCATGTACGCAGAGCCAGGAATTACCCTCCACAACGCAATCATGTTTGCCGAGGAAAAGCTGGCGGCCAACAGCATGGCCCAGGGGCTGCGCGTCGCAGGCACGGCAGAGTTTACAACGAACATCGACAAAGCGCCCAACGGGCGCCGCATTGCAATGCTTGAGCGACTTGCCACTCGTTATATTCCAAATCTCAACCGGACGCGACCGCGCCATTGGGTGGGTTCAAGGCCGACCTTACCCGACACCTTGCCTGTTATCGGCCGCTCCCAGTTGAACCGAGATGTGATCTTTGCCTTCGGTCATGGACATACCGGTTTGACGGCTAGTGCAACAACGGCGAATATCGTTTCCGCCCTGGTCGCCGGGGAAGAGCCGCCGATCAATATTCATCCCTTTCGTCCAGAGCGTTTCGCGACGCACGGGCTCATCAGAGGATCGAAGGGCGATTCCGTGGAAAGCCATGCTGGGAATTTAGGATGA
- a CDS encoding aminotransferase class IV: MKFHQGAAWQRGRLIPVGEASIGVTDWGLTHSDITYDVVMVIDDAFFRLEDHLDRFEASMAALRLKPAEDREAIRGALHTIVAASGLTWSYVSMVCSRGAPEIPGIRDPRLCGNHFFAWCVPYVNVIPKDVATRGAHLWVAKSVRRIGEDAVNPRVKNYHWGDFTAGLFEAYDQGADTVLLTAADGTVAEGPGFNVFAVKEGKLVTPARNCLEGITRMTVLEAAAEAGIMVEIRDVPLDDFLEAHEIFTATSGGGPVPVVRVDDRIYGNGVEGPVTKQLREAYWAMTTRPTLRTPVQRKTDLR; this comes from the coding sequence ATGAAATTCCATCAGGGAGCGGCTTGGCAGCGCGGGCGACTGATTCCCGTCGGGGAGGCTTCCATCGGTGTCACCGACTGGGGGCTCACGCATTCGGACATCACCTACGATGTGGTCATGGTGATCGATGACGCGTTCTTCCGCCTTGAGGATCATCTCGATCGGTTTGAGGCCTCCATGGCCGCGTTGCGTCTAAAACCCGCCGAAGATCGCGAGGCTATTCGCGGTGCGTTGCATACCATCGTCGCAGCTTCAGGGCTCACCTGGTCCTATGTTTCTATGGTCTGTTCGCGGGGAGCTCCTGAGATTCCCGGCATCCGAGATCCACGTCTCTGCGGCAATCATTTTTTTGCTTGGTGCGTGCCCTACGTGAATGTCATTCCAAAGGATGTAGCGACCCGAGGGGCTCACCTTTGGGTTGCCAAGTCTGTGCGGCGCATAGGCGAAGATGCCGTCAATCCGCGCGTAAAGAACTACCACTGGGGGGACTTTACCGCCGGGCTGTTCGAGGCCTACGATCAGGGTGCGGACACTGTTCTTCTGACTGCTGCCGACGGGACGGTAGCTGAAGGCCCGGGCTTCAATGTCTTCGCGGTGAAGGAGGGCAAGCTGGTCACCCCTGCCCGGAACTGCCTGGAAGGCATCACAAGAATGACTGTGCTGGAAGCAGCAGCAGAGGCCGGAATCATGGTGGAGATTCGCGACGTCCCCCTCGACGATTTCCTGGAGGCGCACGAAATCTTCACGGCGACATCCGGCGGCGGGCCTGTACCTGTCGTGCGCGTCGATGATCGGATCTATGGCAATGGCGTCGAAGGGCCGGTCACAAAACAACT
- a CDS encoding ornithine cyclodeaminase family protein has product MTRLLFLNEAEVAALAPPAPKLADALADAFKLRAAGKIAMPTKTKLTTVGNDTFFHAMPALVPGMAAGVKWVGGAAGNSARGLPHINALLVLSDPQSGRPLAVMEANHLTGLRTAGLTLLAARYLAKTDASRLAVIGCGLQAWTHLEALASEFSLEQVAIYGRRLEAVNVFAEKASERGIAPRLCKEADEAITDADIVVSSIPEQPGLKPFLRADRLAPGAFAAMVDLGRSWRSDCLRGFDQTFTDDNQQSLTLRASNPTFEAADFTGDLGDLATGRVAGRVDADARIAFLFPGVALADIVIGRMLLEAAELR; this is encoded by the coding sequence ATGACCCGCTTGCTGTTCCTCAATGAGGCCGAGGTGGCAGCACTTGCACCCCCCGCACCTAAGCTTGCCGACGCTCTGGCGGACGCTTTCAAGCTGCGCGCTGCAGGCAAAATTGCCATGCCTACGAAAACCAAACTGACGACGGTCGGGAATGATACCTTCTTTCATGCCATGCCCGCTCTTGTGCCGGGAATGGCGGCGGGCGTTAAGTGGGTGGGTGGAGCCGCTGGTAACAGCGCCCGGGGATTGCCACATATCAACGCTCTGCTGGTGCTGTCCGATCCGCAGAGCGGCCGACCGCTAGCGGTCATGGAAGCCAACCACCTGACTGGATTGCGAACTGCGGGCCTGACATTACTTGCGGCCCGCTACCTAGCCAAAACTGATGCTAGTAGGCTCGCGGTCATAGGCTGCGGGCTGCAGGCCTGGACCCATCTAGAAGCTCTAGCTTCGGAATTTTCACTCGAACAAGTGGCGATCTACGGGCGCAGGCTGGAAGCCGTGAACGTCTTTGCCGAGAAAGCGTCGGAGCGAGGCATCGCGCCACGGCTTTGCAAAGAGGCAGACGAGGCCATAACGGACGCTGATATTGTGGTTAGTTCGATCCCCGAGCAACCCGGGCTAAAGCCCTTCCTAAGGGCGGACCGCCTAGCGCCTGGCGCATTTGCAGCGATGGTAGACCTGGGCCGTTCTTGGCGGAGCGACTGCCTTCGAGGGTTTGATCAGACCTTCACGGACGACAATCAGCAAAGCCTAACGCTGCGTGCGAGCAATCCAACCTTTGAGGCGGCCGATTTCACCGGCGACCTGGGAGATTTAGCCACGGGCCGGGTTGCAGGCAGAGTAGATGCCGACGCAAGGATAGCCTTCTTGTTTCCAGGTGTTGCTCTTGCGGATATTGTTATCGGCCGCATGCTCTTGGAAGCGGCGGAACTGCGTTAA